One region of Candidatus Poribacteria bacterium genomic DNA includes:
- a CDS encoding transposase, producing VPPHQTSQTCSACCQRSPLKLKLSQRTFHCKSCGLKLDRDHNAALNILYRAACALRGEVWDAILCETRNPLLQQACWG from the coding sequence AAGTGCCACCGCACCAGACAAGCCAAACCTGTTCGGCATGCTGTCAGAGATCGCCACTCAAACTGAAGTTGTCGCAAAGAACGTTCCATTGTAAATCTTGTGGCTTGAAACTTGACCGCGACCACAACGCGGCTTTGAATATACTTTACAGGGCGGCCTGCGCCCTTCGTGGAGAGGTATGGGATGCCATCCTCTGTGAAACGAGAAACCCGTTATTACAACAGGCTTGTTGGGGCTAA
- a CDS encoding sigma-70 family RNA polymerase sigma factor, with amino-acid sequence MDGTLMGREEFNYLDEAELITRTQNGDTEAFTPIVHRYRERIYKLIYRWVRHHETAEDLCQDVFLKAWQALPRFKGGALIYSWLYRIAVNCCKDYLREQKRQFVFTCEELPDNADDVLQMIQIQPGPDEILEKEELRGIISECVRQLPSCQHRVFRLHYRDGLPIKEIASRLDRSEGTIKAHLYHARQKLQRILRPYLRNESLEWSKKY; translated from the coding sequence ATGGATGGAACTTTAATGGGACGTGAGGAATTCAACTACCTCGATGAGGCAGAACTCATCACCCGAACGCAGAATGGCGATACAGAAGCGTTTACGCCTATCGTGCATAGGTATCGAGAGCGAATCTATAAACTCATTTACCGGTGGGTTCGCCACCACGAAACAGCAGAGGACCTCTGCCAAGATGTATTCCTCAAAGCGTGGCAGGCATTGCCGAGGTTCAAGGGGGGAGCTTTAATTTACAGTTGGCTCTACCGAATTGCCGTCAATTGTTGTAAAGATTATCTGCGCGAACAAAAGAGACAGTTTGTTTTCACATGCGAGGAGCTGCCTGATAACGCCGATGATGTACTTCAAATGATCCAAATACAACCCGGTCCCGATGAAATCCTTGAAAAGGAGGAACTCAGAGGTATCATAAGTGAGTGCGTGCGTCAACTCCCTTCTTGCCAGCACCGCGTTTTTCGCCTTCACTACCGAGATGGACTTCCGATAAAGGAAATTGCCTCGCGTTTGGACAGGTCAGAGGGTACCATCAAAGCGCACCTATACCACGCCCGTCAGAAACTCCAGCGTATACTTCGCCCTTACCTGCGAAATGAGTCCTTGGAATGGTCCAAGAAATACTGA
- a CDS encoding NTP transferase domain-containing protein: MNQIGIEGEIEMQAIILCGGLATRLGDTTKTVPKILLYIAGRTVLEWQIQLLKDANVQEVILASGHLHNVLYERVGEHYAGVRIRYAKEQKRLGTGGAIQNAMRYITTSPFFVLNGDVLLANFSPRGMLGNFYPDMVGLLLSIRVPDIRSYGEIVADSEGRITAFREKQPTCRAGYINTGVYLFNQTIADAFPTEQDSFSIERDVFPKVRDLYTLQVSDADWIDIGVPERLAYARQHFQNGDFQ; the protein is encoded by the coding sequence ATGAACCAAATTGGCATTGAAGGAGAAATCGAGATGCAAGCGATCATTTTATGCGGGGGGCTCGCAACACGGTTAGGCGATACCACAAAAACGGTTCCCAAGATTCTGCTTTACATCGCAGGCAGAACCGTATTGGAGTGGCAGATCCAACTGCTAAAAGACGCGAATGTTCAGGAAGTTATCCTCGCATCGGGGCACCTACACAATGTGCTTTATGAACGTGTCGGGGAGCACTACGCCGGTGTACGGATCCGATACGCCAAAGAGCAGAAGCGACTCGGCACCGGTGGCGCGATTCAGAATGCGATGCGATATATCACCACATCCCCTTTTTTTGTCCTCAACGGCGACGTACTCCTTGCTAATTTCTCGCCGCGGGGTATGTTAGGTAACTTTTATCCGGACATGGTAGGACTATTACTGAGTATTCGTGTCCCTGATATTCGGTCCTACGGTGAAATCGTGGCGGACAGCGAAGGAAGAATTACAGCCTTCCGCGAGAAACAACCTACCTGCCGTGCCGGTTATATCAACACTGGTGTGTACCTCTTCAATCAAACTATTGCCGACGCATTTCCTACAGAGCAGGACAGTTTCTCAATTGAGCGGGACGTTTTCCCAAAGGTCCGTGATCTTTACACACTACAGGTTTCCGATGCGGATTGGATTGACATTGGTGTTCCAGAACGGCTGGCGTATGCGCGACAACACTTCCAAAATGGAGACTTTCAATGA
- a CDS encoding phosphomannomutase/phosphoglucomutase, giving the protein MNLDIFKAYDIRGIFGVDFQPTDFYQIACAFANRFQPKIIALGHDVRESSPQLWQQVAQGLVNAGVEVLNLGQISTDMLYFAVVHYQADGGIIISASHNPAEYNGMKLVRQHAEPLSADTGLFDIRGTIKNGTLSRKQKTHCRRIPKPLPFLNAYLKHLRSFTNLQQFSSKRIVINANSGLAGQVAERLLAETPIQICERLFTQPDGTFSKIPAGRPDPLRPENRELTIQAVKRTKADLAVAWDADADRCFFFDENGVFVEGCYITALLTEKLLEEKGEQTVIFDPRAVWAVENAVVSANGTPLLNRCGHSFIKSRMQETGALFAGETSGHYYFKENFYTDNGMIPLLLILEHLSANRTSLAESVDRLRSEYPVSGEINFSFETERHMRNAIGSVQQEIYALGNHPCIEIPVDGLSVRFHTGFRPLAANSHEHGNWRFNLRKSNTEPLLRLNVESIGSENLLIEQTTRMSEKLQSIGGKRETKFRWENERSFS; this is encoded by the coding sequence ATGAATCTGGACATCTTTAAGGCGTATGATATTCGTGGCATTTTCGGCGTTGACTTTCAACCGACAGATTTTTATCAAATCGCCTGTGCCTTCGCAAATCGATTCCAACCAAAAATCATTGCTCTCGGACACGATGTCCGCGAGAGTTCACCGCAACTCTGGCAGCAGGTTGCTCAAGGGCTTGTAAATGCCGGTGTTGAAGTCCTTAACCTTGGTCAGATTTCGACCGATATGCTTTATTTCGCTGTCGTGCACTACCAAGCAGATGGTGGCATCATCATATCGGCATCTCATAATCCCGCTGAATATAACGGCATGAAGCTCGTCCGTCAGCATGCCGAACCACTATCAGCCGATACCGGTCTTTTCGATATCCGAGGTACCATTAAAAACGGCACCTTATCTCGGAAGCAAAAAACACACTGTCGCAGAATCCCGAAGCCCCTTCCATTCCTGAATGCCTATCTGAAGCATCTTCGCTCATTTACAAACTTGCAGCAGTTCTCCAGCAAACGGATTGTCATCAATGCCAATAGTGGACTTGCGGGACAGGTTGCCGAACGTCTCTTAGCAGAGACACCTATCCAGATATGTGAGCGGTTGTTTACCCAACCCGATGGCACATTTTCCAAGATTCCCGCCGGCAGACCTGACCCCTTGAGACCCGAAAATCGTGAACTAACCATACAGGCAGTTAAACGGACAAAAGCAGATTTGGCAGTCGCCTGGGACGCAGATGCCGACAGGTGTTTTTTCTTTGATGAAAATGGAGTATTTGTTGAGGGGTGTTATATTACAGCATTGCTTACGGAAAAACTCCTTGAAGAAAAAGGAGAACAGACTGTTATCTTTGATCCGAGAGCCGTCTGGGCGGTAGAGAACGCCGTTGTTTCTGCGAATGGCACGCCGCTTCTCAACCGATGCGGACACTCGTTTATCAAATCCCGGATGCAAGAAACCGGGGCACTCTTCGCGGGGGAAACGAGCGGACATTACTACTTCAAAGAAAATTTCTATACAGATAATGGAATGATTCCCTTATTACTCATCCTTGAACACCTGAGCGCAAACCGGACATCACTCGCCGAATCTGTTGACCGCCTCCGATCCGAGTATCCTGTTTCAGGTGAAATTAACTTTTCCTTTGAAACCGAGCGGCACATGCGAAATGCTATTGGGAGCGTTCAACAAGAAATATACGCTTTGGGGAACCATCCCTGTATTGAAATCCCTGTTGATGGTTTATCGGTCAGATTTCACACAGGTTTCCGCCCACTTGCTGCTAATAGTCATGAACACGGTAATTGGCGATTTAATCTCCGGAAATCGAATACTGAACCCTTGTTGCGTCTCAACGTTGAATCTATTGGGAGCGAGAACCTACTTATTGAACAAACGACACGGATGAGTGAAAAACTTCAGAGCATTGGAGGAAAGCGAGAAACGAAATTCCGCTGGGAAAATGAACGCTCTTTCTCCTAA
- a CDS encoding IS200/IS605 family element transposase accessory protein TnpB, producing MKTYKYKFGHQSNCIRLGNLLDDMWQVHEYFHTWQRQRYKDGLPYANYNAMSAHLTDLKRTTHPHWKALPSQAIQEELRRIDNAYVRFFKKLGGRPKIKKRHKFKSLTLKQAGWSLKENRITLTFRKWENGKWRYDKVAYTFHKHREFHGNISHITIKRDACGDYWFYILTDFVETKLLSTTGKSVGADYGMKDAYLTLSTGEKKQHPQPLKHSLKKLRILNKALSRKQKGSHGWWRCVRQLARLYRKISNQRKDFHWQLASELCKSFDTIAIETLNLVGMKRLWGRKVSDLAFYQFVEILKYKCEKHGRKLLQVGQWTATTKPCSDCGFHNQNLTLNDRQWRCPECGSHHDRDINAARNILQAGIPVKVSARYA from the coding sequence ATGAAGACCTATAAGTATAAGTTTGGTCACCAATCCAATTGTATTCGTCTTGGCAATCTGCTTGACGATATGTGGCAAGTGCATGAGTATTTCCATACGTGGCAACGCCAGCGATATAAAGACGGACTCCCGTATGCGAACTATAACGCTATGTCGGCACACCTCACCGATTTGAAACGGACGACTCACCCGCATTGGAAGGCGTTGCCGAGTCAAGCGATTCAAGAGGAGTTGAGACGCATTGATAATGCGTATGTGCGTTTTTTCAAGAAGTTAGGTGGTAGACCGAAGATCAAAAAGCGACATAAGTTCAAATCCTTGACGTTAAAACAAGCGGGTTGGTCTCTGAAAGAGAATCGTATCACCCTTACCTTTCGGAAATGGGAAAATGGTAAATGGCGATATGATAAAGTCGCTTATACGTTCCATAAACACCGTGAGTTTCACGGGAATATCAGTCATATTACGATCAAGCGTGATGCCTGTGGTGATTATTGGTTCTACATACTTACGGACTTTGTAGAGACGAAACTTCTGTCGACAACGGGTAAGAGTGTTGGGGCAGACTATGGTATGAAAGACGCATATTTGACGCTGAGCACGGGTGAGAAGAAACAACACCCACAACCCTTGAAACACTCCTTGAAGAAACTGCGAATCCTCAACAAAGCATTGAGTCGTAAGCAAAAAGGTTCTCATGGCTGGTGGCGGTGTGTGAGACAACTCGCGCGGCTCTATCGAAAAATCAGCAACCAACGCAAAGATTTTCACTGGCAACTCGCCTCTGAACTCTGTAAGTCTTTTGATACAATCGCCATTGAAACTTTGAACCTTGTGGGTATGAAACGGTTGTGGGGACGGAAAGTCTCCGATCTTGCGTTCTATCAGTTTGTTGAGATATTGAAGTATAAGTGTGAAAAACATGGGCGTAAGTTGCTCCAAGTCGGTCAATGGACTGCGACAACGAAACCGTGTAGCGACTGCGGATTTCATAATCAAAACCTAACTCTCAACGATAGACAGTGGAGGTGTCCGGAATGTGGTTCACACCACGATAGGGACATCAACGCTGCGCGAAACATTTTGCAGGCAGGGATACCCGTGAAAGTTTCCGCACGATATGCCTAA
- a CDS encoding ABC transporter permease, producing the protein MKFQEALSTAFSAILQEKMRSGLTILGIVIGVAAILAMVGIGDGAKAIVTQELRKFGGEFTVSRNPWIWHGDRVLPNRSGEYLNYGDVTAIEAECPTVEFVIPSVSYEVLAQAEDGASKWTEYDGVDAYFQIGMNWDIQHGRFFSDNEFDNRKKVCALGSQVATELFGNQDPSGKEIKLTGRSSSKGRPVRFIVVGVMAERGTSLQYGFSWDDIVFIPLTTVQERFTGKRRVNYMKIKVKSPGTVEKAAEEVKAVLGKQHRNQGDTTHTLKRGASVS; encoded by the coding sequence ATGAAATTTCAAGAAGCACTTTCTACAGCCTTCTCCGCAATTTTGCAGGAAAAAATGCGTTCGGGGTTAACAATTCTTGGTATTGTCATTGGTGTCGCCGCTATTCTCGCAATGGTTGGCATAGGCGATGGTGCGAAAGCTATTGTTACGCAAGAACTTCGGAAGTTTGGTGGCGAGTTCACGGTGAGCCGGAATCCCTGGATTTGGCACGGGGATAGAGTCCTGCCAAATCGTAGCGGTGAATATTTGAATTACGGAGATGTCACAGCAATCGAAGCTGAATGTCCTACGGTTGAATTTGTTATACCGAGTGTTTCCTATGAGGTGCTTGCGCAAGCTGAAGACGGAGCATCAAAGTGGACGGAATACGATGGTGTCGACGCTTATTTCCAAATTGGAATGAATTGGGATATTCAGCACGGACGTTTCTTTTCAGATAATGAGTTTGATAACCGCAAAAAGGTGTGTGCCCTTGGAAGTCAAGTTGCCACAGAATTGTTCGGCAATCAGGATCCATCTGGAAAGGAAATCAAATTAACAGGGCGAAGCAGCAGTAAAGGCAGGCCTGTGCGTTTTATCGTCGTGGGCGTAATGGCAGAACGTGGAACAAGCCTTCAATATGGATTCAGTTGGGATGACATCGTGTTTATACCATTGACAACCGTACAAGAAAGATTTACAGGGAAACGCCGTGTCAATTATATGAAAATCAAAGTTAAAAGTCCAGGGACGGTTGAAAAAGCTGCTGAAGAAGTGAAAGCCGTCCTGGGGAAGCAACATCGGAACCAAGGTGATACCACCCACACGCTAAAGCGTGGGGCTTCGGTTTCATAG
- a CDS encoding glycosyltransferase family 4 protein translates to MFNFPKTLHSLYLFEEDAAFYAADLDKATIVELSAVMVDILRLAETHTNSKIVEALKTSYVEADVLQAFERFAELEKAGVLFNRGEDLKETAAIASERRKLLVAIPSIATDSFFDIETLSAGTNMAFSYMFKYLTKYVDLHFAGYQNRKLADNMYEVDISVADFGRLSRSINETYFGILTLHLDHETWLLPLYQHIELPPILVQCHAPRGHGGEAINSILRHYAAMRDFDGFTAPSDYVREFYADYVWDANFFNTLPNGVDSTLFRPMNKEKAKQELARHVGDDRILTIPTVGYLSRVESEKGASVYLKLAELNPHLLFLIAGPNLGRYASQDLPDNLIYAGFHPRKALPMVYNAFDVYCFLSMSGEETFGLTVLEAMACGVPPIVPNFDGVPSVVGEAGLVADAENFQHDIATFVSYPSPMDFSKKINMLLNNDQMRESLSQKARERALSFTWDKTAHRIVELFEELQEKRRLVSPNRLLNMFAPTPPEADHDLGDIGLMRQGNRQEPKYKSIVLGMNEHYEPCLIRDAAYPLRVEDGLVLSILKNHTVREAEAVLAVVVEDEAEAKATLKRVCGLIHATA, encoded by the coding sequence GTGTTCAATTTTCCAAAGACTTTACACTCTCTTTACTTGTTTGAAGAAGATGCGGCATTTTATGCCGCAGATCTCGATAAAGCGACCATCGTTGAACTTTCTGCTGTGATGGTTGACATCTTAAGACTCGCAGAGACACACACGAACAGCAAAATTGTCGAAGCACTGAAAACTTCTTACGTGGAGGCTGACGTTCTTCAAGCCTTTGAGAGATTTGCGGAATTAGAGAAGGCAGGCGTGCTATTCAATCGCGGCGAAGACCTTAAGGAAACTGCTGCGATAGCAAGTGAACGGCGAAAATTACTTGTTGCAATACCAAGCATTGCCACAGATTCGTTCTTTGATATTGAAACGTTATCTGCGGGCACCAATATGGCATTCTCCTATATGTTCAAATATCTCACCAAATACGTGGATCTCCATTTTGCAGGCTACCAAAATCGGAAATTAGCCGATAACATGTATGAAGTTGACATCAGCGTGGCTGACTTTGGGCGACTCAGTCGAAGCATCAACGAGACCTATTTCGGCATTCTGACTTTACATCTCGACCATGAGACGTGGCTCCTTCCACTTTACCAGCATATTGAACTCCCACCGATTCTTGTTCAGTGCCACGCACCACGCGGACATGGCGGTGAAGCAATCAATTCCATCTTACGACACTATGCCGCAATGCGAGATTTTGATGGTTTTACTGCCCCATCGGATTATGTCCGTGAGTTCTATGCAGATTATGTGTGGGATGCGAATTTCTTCAATACCCTACCCAACGGCGTAGATTCGACGTTGTTCCGTCCAATGAACAAGGAGAAAGCCAAGCAAGAACTCGCTCGCCACGTCGGAGACGATCGCATTCTGACGATCCCAACCGTCGGCTATCTTTCTCGTGTCGAATCTGAAAAAGGGGCGTCTGTCTATTTGAAACTCGCTGAATTGAACCCGCACCTCCTGTTTTTGATTGCAGGACCGAACCTCGGTAGGTATGCTTCACAGGATCTCCCTGATAACCTCATCTACGCCGGCTTCCATCCTCGCAAAGCCTTGCCGATGGTTTACAACGCCTTCGATGTGTATTGCTTTCTCTCAATGTCAGGGGAGGAGACATTTGGATTGACTGTGCTTGAAGCAATGGCGTGCGGTGTGCCGCCTATCGTCCCCAATTTTGATGGGGTACCCTCGGTGGTCGGGGAGGCAGGCTTGGTTGCTGATGCTGAGAACTTTCAACACGATATAGCAACCTTTGTGAGCTACCCATCACCGATGGATTTTTCCAAGAAGATTAATATGCTATTGAACAACGATCAGATGCGCGAATCGCTTTCCCAAAAAGCCAGGGAACGTGCCTTGTCGTTCACATGGGATAAAACAGCGCATCGTATTGTCGAGTTGTTTGAAGAACTCCAAGAAAAAAGACGACTCGTCAGTCCCAATAGACTCCTCAATATGTTCGCCCCTACACCTCCAGAGGCAGACCACGATTTAGGAGATATTGGGTTGATGCGTCAAGGAAACCGACAAGAACCGAAGTATAAATCCATTGTTTTGGGCATGAATGAGCATTATGAGCCTTGTCTAATAAGAGATGCCGCCTACCCGCTCCGTGTTGAGGACGGGCTTGTGTTGAGCATTTTGAAAAATCATACCGTCCGGGAAGCAGAGGCGGTTCTCGCGGTGGTCGTTGAAGATGAGGCAGAAGCAAAAGCGACCCTCAAAAGGGTCTGTGGCCTAATCCACGCAACCGCCTGA